The following proteins come from a genomic window of Nostoc sp. TCL26-01:
- the gloA gene encoding lactoylglutathione lyase, whose protein sequence is MRLLHTMLRVGNLEESLKFYCDVLGMKLLRRKDYPGGEFTLAFIGYGDEADNTVIELTYNWGTDKYDLGNAYGHIALGVDDIYATCESIKSQGGKVVREPGPMKHGSTVIAFIEDPDGYKVELIQLSNQSSAVKQETPEQLVTQ, encoded by the coding sequence ATGCGCTTACTACATACAATGTTACGAGTGGGCAACTTGGAAGAGTCTTTGAAGTTTTACTGCGATGTTCTGGGAATGAAGTTGCTGCGGCGAAAAGATTACCCAGGTGGGGAATTTACCTTGGCTTTTATTGGCTACGGCGATGAAGCTGACAACACAGTTATAGAATTAACTTACAACTGGGGAACAGATAAGTACGATTTAGGTAATGCTTATGGTCACATTGCCCTTGGTGTAGATGATATCTATGCAACTTGTGAATCAATTAAAAGTCAAGGCGGTAAAGTAGTGAGGGAACCAGGGCCTATGAAACACGGTTCTACAGTAATTGCTTTTATTGAAGATCCAGATGGATACAAAGTTGAACTGATTCAATTGAGTAATCAAAGTTCGGCAGTAAAACAGGAAACTCCAGAACAACTGGTTACACAGTAA
- a CDS encoding GNAT family N-acetyltransferase has translation MQIRKLVHQEIDTVIEFLQAMLDAMASFGGHALQDPHSVSSWFRDSIQSQIESPNHLFLVAELNVSSSQLIGVLEASIIELHSVFLPKSSLHIHAIYVVPEHRCSGVARSLMKAAFQWGRDNGCTEADLNVLRNSPAKLFYEGLGFEAFQIEMRRKL, from the coding sequence ATGCAAATCCGAAAGCTTGTTCATCAGGAAATCGATACAGTCATTGAATTTTTGCAAGCAATGCTCGATGCGATGGCATCCTTCGGTGGTCATGCCTTGCAAGATCCTCATTCTGTTTCAAGCTGGTTTCGAGATTCTATCCAATCGCAGATCGAATCTCCCAATCATCTTTTTCTCGTAGCAGAACTAAATGTCTCCTCCAGTCAACTAATTGGCGTTCTCGAAGCCAGTATTATCGAGCTACATTCTGTATTTCTACCAAAATCATCCCTGCATATCCACGCAATTTATGTTGTTCCTGAACATCGCTGCTCTGGAGTTGCGCGATCGCTCATGAAAGCAGCATTTCAATGGGGTCGAGACAATGGCTGCACGGAAGCTGACCTCAATGTTTTGCGAAACTCACCCGCAAAATTGTTTTATGAGGGTTTGGGGTTTGAAGCCTTTCAGATCGAGATGCGGCGAAAATTATGA
- a CDS encoding Uma2 family endonuclease produces MTQLKAEITLAEYLALPDGDITYELVNGELKPKMAPKRFHSRVTGTISILLTPWAQSCGEVGIEWAITLQRQGRDWVPVPDLLYVSFSRLNSDVIEDDACPIPPDLVIEIISPGQSFGEMSAKATDYLDAGVMRVWVVDAKAKTVSVFYPDARPQTKTGEESLADDLLLGLQLTPQQIFQQAGIP; encoded by the coding sequence ATGACTCAACTCAAGGCTGAAATCACACTTGCAGAATACCTCGCATTACCAGATGGGGATATTACCTACGAACTAGTTAACGGCGAATTAAAACCTAAAATGGCACCAAAAAGATTTCATTCCAGAGTAACAGGCACAATCTCCATACTTTTAACGCCGTGGGCGCAAAGTTGTGGTGAGGTTGGTATTGAGTGGGCAATTACTCTCCAACGTCAGGGACGAGATTGGGTTCCTGTACCCGATTTACTTTATGTTTCTTTCTCTCGTCTCAATAGTGATGTCATTGAGGATGATGCTTGTCCTATCCCGCCAGACTTAGTCATTGAAATTATCTCTCCTGGTCAAAGTTTTGGGGAAATGAGTGCTAAAGCTACAGATTACCTGGATGCAGGTGTGATGAGAGTTTGGGTTGTCGATGCCAAAGCTAAAACGGTGAGTGTGTTCTATCCTGATGCCAGACCACAAACAAAAACTGGTGAAGAGAGTTTAGCAGATGACTTGTTGCTAGGGCTGCAACTCACACCCCAACAAATTTTCCAACAAGCAGGAATTCCTTAA
- the eno gene encoding phosphopyruvate hydratase, producing the protein MSNILDTAIEAIVAREILDSRGRPTIEAEVHLLGGAVGLAQVPSGASTGTFEAHELRDKDKSRYGGKGVLKAVHNVNEVLAPELIDLDALNQELLDRKMIALDGSANKSNLGANAILAVSLAAAKAGAEALGIPLYRYLGGPLANLLPVPLMNVINGGAHASNNVDFQEFMIVPVGASSFREALRWGAEVFATLSEVLHDKGLLTGVGDEGGFAPNLESNQVALELLVAAIEQAGYKPGEQVALALDVAASEFYKNGQYVYDGKPHAPTEFIDYLGQLVDKYPIVSIEDGLHEEDWQHWQLLTQKLGSRVQLVGDDLFVTNATRLQRGIQEKAGNAILIKLNQIGSLTETLETIDLGTRNGFRSVISHRSGETEDTTIADLAVATRAGQIKTGSLCRSERVAKYNRLLRIEDELGDRAVYAGAVGLGAK; encoded by the coding sequence ATGAGTAACATTCTTGATACCGCTATAGAAGCGATTGTTGCCCGCGAAATTTTAGACTCACGCGGTAGACCAACCATAGAAGCAGAAGTTCACTTACTAGGTGGTGCGGTAGGATTAGCACAGGTTCCTAGTGGGGCTTCCACTGGCACATTTGAAGCCCACGAACTCAGAGACAAGGATAAATCCCGTTACGGTGGTAAAGGTGTACTCAAAGCGGTACACAATGTCAATGAGGTACTAGCGCCAGAATTGATTGACTTAGATGCTCTCAATCAAGAACTACTAGACCGGAAAATGATTGCGCTGGATGGTTCAGCTAACAAATCTAATTTGGGTGCAAATGCCATTTTAGCGGTTTCCTTAGCAGCTGCGAAAGCTGGGGCTGAAGCTTTAGGTATTCCCCTCTATCGTTATTTGGGTGGCCCTTTGGCGAATTTGTTACCCGTGCCGTTGATGAACGTGATTAACGGTGGCGCTCATGCCTCGAATAACGTTGATTTTCAAGAGTTTATGATTGTACCTGTGGGGGCTTCTTCTTTCCGGGAAGCGTTGCGTTGGGGTGCAGAGGTGTTTGCGACCCTCAGCGAAGTTCTCCATGACAAAGGGTTACTCACAGGGGTGGGTGATGAAGGTGGTTTCGCTCCCAACTTGGAATCGAATCAGGTAGCCTTGGAATTGCTGGTGGCGGCGATTGAACAGGCTGGTTACAAGCCAGGGGAACAAGTTGCTTTAGCGCTGGATGTAGCTGCTAGTGAATTTTACAAAAATGGGCAGTATGTCTATGACGGTAAACCTCATGCCCCTACAGAGTTTATTGATTATTTAGGGCAGTTAGTTGACAAATATCCAATTGTATCCATTGAAGATGGTTTACATGAGGAAGATTGGCAACATTGGCAATTACTGACTCAGAAGCTCGGCTCACGAGTACAGTTAGTGGGAGATGACTTGTTTGTCACTAATGCTACTCGCTTGCAAAGAGGTATCCAAGAAAAAGCCGGTAACGCCATTTTGATTAAACTCAATCAAATTGGTTCCTTGACTGAAACCTTAGAAACAATTGACTTAGGGACTCGTAATGGTTTCCGTTCCGTGATTAGCCATCGTTCCGGTGAAACCGAAGACACAACGATCGCCGATTTAGCCGTAGCCACCCGTGCCGGTCAAATCAAAACCGGTTCTCTGTGTCGTAGCGAACGAGTAGCCAAATACAACCGCCTGCTGCGAATCGAAGACGAACTAGGCGATCGCGCAGTTTATGCCGGTGCTGTGGGATTAGGGGCGAAGTAG
- the argC gene encoding N-acetyl-gamma-glutamyl-phosphate reductase, translating to MSNFRRVPVGIVGASGYGGVQLVRLLMDHPEVELVYLGGESSIGKSFASLYPHLAHAVKLLIEEVDVETIARRCEVVFLSLPNGLACQIAPILLAQGCKVFDLSADYRLRNLATYTSWYGRERSDRTIAATAVYGLPEIYRDRISDTQLVGCPGCYPTASLLALSPLLKQGLIVPETAIVDAKSGTSGGGRQAKTHLLLAEADNSLAAYSVARHRHTPEIEEVCSDLAGHEVTIQFTPHLIPIVRGTLATVYATLRDPGLVGDDLTTIYTAFYRNSPWIKVCETGIYPQTKWATGSNLCYLGVEVDPRTGRVIVMSAIDNLIKGQAGQAIQCLNIMMGWDETLGLPKLGFYP from the coding sequence ATGAGCAATTTTAGGCGCGTACCCGTGGGGATTGTTGGCGCGTCAGGCTATGGGGGAGTGCAACTGGTGCGATTACTGATGGATCATCCAGAAGTGGAACTAGTTTATCTGGGTGGTGAGAGCAGTATCGGTAAATCATTTGCATCTCTGTATCCCCACTTAGCTCATGCAGTTAAATTACTGATTGAAGAAGTAGATGTAGAAACCATAGCGCGTCGTTGCGAAGTGGTGTTTCTCTCACTCCCAAATGGTCTAGCTTGCCAAATTGCACCAATATTGTTGGCACAAGGATGTAAAGTATTCGATCTGAGTGCAGATTATCGATTGCGTAACTTGGCAACTTATACCAGTTGGTATGGTAGGGAAAGAAGCGATCGCACTATAGCCGCCACCGCAGTTTATGGCTTACCAGAAATTTACCGCGATCGCATTTCCGATACTCAGTTAGTTGGTTGTCCTGGTTGCTATCCTACAGCCAGTTTATTAGCACTGTCGCCCCTATTAAAACAAGGTCTGATTGTACCAGAGACAGCAATTGTAGACGCTAAATCTGGCACATCTGGCGGTGGACGACAAGCCAAAACACATTTATTGTTAGCAGAAGCCGATAACTCTCTTGCCGCTTATAGCGTCGCACGTCACCGCCACACCCCAGAAATTGAAGAAGTTTGTAGCGATTTGGCTGGACATGAAGTCACAATCCAATTTACGCCACATCTCATCCCCATAGTTAGAGGAACTCTGGCGACTGTATACGCCACCCTCCGCGATCCTGGTTTGGTTGGAGATGATTTAACTACAATCTATACTGCTTTTTACCGTAATTCCCCTTGGATAAAAGTCTGTGAAACAGGGATTTATCCCCAAACCAAATGGGCAACAGGTAGCAATCTTTGCTATCTAGGTGTAGAAGTTGACCCCCGTACCGGTCGAGTAATTGTCATGTCAGCCATTGACAACTTAATCAAAGGACAGGCGGGTCAAGCAATTCAGTGTCTCAACATTATGATGGGTTGGGATGAGACTTTGGGTTTGCCGAAGTTGGGGTTTTATCCTTAA
- the ribBA gene encoding bifunctional 3,4-dihydroxy-2-butanone-4-phosphate synthase/GTP cyclohydrolase II: protein MFDSIDAALTDLKAGRAIVVVDDENRENEGDLICAAQFATPDMINFMAVEARGLICLAMTGDRLDELDLPLMVTNITDPNQTAFTVSVDAGPHLGVSTGISAEDRARTIQIILNPATKPADLRRPGHIFPLRAKAGGVLKRAGHTEASVDLARLAGLYPAGVICEIQNPDGSMARLHQLIEYAKTYNLKIISIADLISYRLQHDRLVVRESIAELPTQFGNFKIYAYRHTVDNSEHVAIVKGDPDHFQDEPVMVRMHSECLTGDALGSLRCDCRMQLQAALKMIETAGQGIVVYLRQEGRGIGLINKLKAYSLQDMGLDTVEANERLGFPADLRDYGMGAQMLMDLGVKKIRLITNNPRKIAGVKGYGLEVIDRLPLLIEANDYNSYYLATKAKKLGHMLLQTYLVTVAIQWQDDLQLVTKRYERLEKLRHLVRSHDLLLQEEARPLAIALFDEASLIVHLGFDQPKVASCDWYSQTGHPYLQAICQILDNLAKLPYIQKLEFLISAGCDPLTNLQVQLDRQTIPPDKLPSSLSSSLETQKIYSFTKELDS from the coding sequence ATGTTTGATTCCATTGATGCTGCTTTAACAGACCTGAAAGCGGGTCGTGCCATTGTGGTGGTAGATGACGAAAATCGAGAAAATGAAGGCGACTTGATTTGTGCTGCTCAGTTCGCTACTCCTGACATGATTAATTTTATGGCAGTGGAAGCAAGAGGGTTGATTTGTTTGGCGATGACAGGCGATCGCTTAGATGAACTAGATTTACCATTGATGGTAACTAATATCACAGACCCTAACCAAACGGCTTTTACTGTCAGTGTTGATGCTGGCCCCCATTTAGGTGTATCTACTGGTATTTCTGCTGAAGATCGAGCGCGCACAATTCAAATTATCCTCAATCCAGCGACAAAACCCGCAGACTTACGCCGTCCTGGACACATTTTTCCCTTACGAGCCAAAGCTGGTGGGGTACTTAAGCGTGCTGGACATACAGAAGCATCTGTTGATTTAGCTCGACTAGCAGGATTGTACCCAGCAGGAGTGATTTGTGAAATTCAAAATCCTGACGGTTCGATGGCACGCTTACATCAGTTAATCGAGTATGCCAAAACTTACAATCTGAAGATTATCAGTATTGCCGATTTAATTAGTTACCGCCTCCAACATGACCGCTTAGTTGTGCGTGAGAGTATTGCCGAACTACCTACGCAATTCGGTAATTTTAAAATCTACGCTTATCGCCACACTGTAGATAACAGTGAACACGTAGCGATCGTCAAGGGAGATCCTGACCATTTTCAAGATGAGCCAGTTATGGTAAGGATGCACTCGGAGTGCCTGACTGGTGATGCTTTAGGTTCTTTACGTTGTGACTGTCGGATGCAGTTACAAGCAGCATTGAAAATGATTGAAACTGCTGGTCAAGGTATAGTTGTTTACCTGCGGCAAGAAGGACGAGGTATCGGCTTAATTAACAAGCTCAAAGCCTACTCCTTACAGGATATGGGACTGGATACAGTAGAAGCCAACGAGCGTTTAGGATTTCCCGCCGACTTGCGAGATTACGGTATGGGGGCGCAAATGCTCATGGATTTAGGTGTTAAAAAAATTCGCCTGATAACTAATAATCCCCGTAAAATTGCTGGAGTTAAAGGTTATGGTTTAGAAGTAATCGATCGCCTGCCATTACTGATTGAAGCCAACGATTATAATTCCTATTACCTAGCTACCAAAGCCAAAAAACTCGGTCATATGCTGTTGCAGACTTATCTAGTCACAGTAGCGATTCAGTGGCAAGACGACCTGCAACTAGTAACAAAACGCTATGAACGCCTAGAAAAACTGCGCCATTTAGTCAGAAGTCATGACTTACTGTTGCAGGAAGAAGCTCGACCTTTAGCGATCGCTCTATTCGACGAGGCATCCTTAATAGTACACTTAGGTTTTGACCAACCCAAAGTTGCTAGTTGTGATTGGTATAGCCAAACTGGCCATCCTTACCTACAAGCTATCTGCCAAATTCTTGATAACCTGGCAAAGTTACCTTACATCCAGAAACTAGAATTTCTGATTTCTGCCGGTTGCGATCCTCTCACCAATTTACAAGTCCAATTAGATAGACAAACAATTCCACCTGATAAATTACCTTCTAGCTTGAGCAGTAGTTTAGAAACACAGAAAATCTATAGTTTCACTAAAGAATTAGATTCTTAG
- a CDS encoding cobyrinate a,c-diamide synthase, which translates to MAVVIAGERSGVGKTTVTLALLASLCRRNNSGAMANHPIVKSFKVGPDYIDPMFHTYVTGSACRNLDPVLTSEAYVQQCFVTHQQNSEYALVEGVMGLFDGIGQLTTDFASTAHIARLLDLPVVLVIDCSRLSGSVAAIAHGYCSFDPRIKIAGLVLNRVGSDRHLCLLKNSLQALQLPILGVIRRQDNITIPDRHLGLIPTAELPELDAVIHRLADLGDTCFDWQSLLPLLRTEDKGTRGQINSKFKIRLGKLGGTETDTAYFPQNSKWDKGSQHRAGVSPVEVTGVTRGQGENTCIDSFPPSPPLPTPPSLKIAVACDRAFNFYYQDNLDLLQHLGAEIVFWSPLTDEELPPGIQGMYFGGGFPEVFAQELAANIHARDAVKQAILNGIPTIAECGGLMYLCEQIVDFSGKSWPMVGVLPTSAAMGGGLTLGYRRAVALQDSLLVNAGTSIYGHEFHRSRLISTPTEPLFETYRYDYPENMGCEGWGLAKNIHASYIHLHWGESVEIPQRFLEQCRHINYVETLQCNVSTVHI; encoded by the coding sequence ATGGCTGTAGTGATTGCTGGAGAACGTAGCGGCGTGGGGAAAACAACAGTCACTCTGGCCCTTTTAGCCTCTTTATGTCGGCGTAATAACTCCGGGGCGATGGCTAATCATCCCATAGTTAAATCTTTCAAGGTCGGCCCCGACTACATTGATCCCATGTTTCATACCTATGTTACGGGTAGTGCTTGTCGAAATTTAGACCCAGTACTAACTTCAGAGGCTTACGTACAGCAGTGTTTTGTGACGCATCAGCAAAACAGTGAATATGCGTTGGTGGAAGGGGTCATGGGTTTATTTGATGGAATTGGACAACTTACAACTGATTTTGCTAGTACAGCGCATATTGCACGGTTGTTAGATTTGCCTGTGGTGTTGGTGATTGATTGTAGTCGGTTGTCTGGTTCAGTAGCAGCGATCGCTCACGGTTATTGTTCCTTTGATCCTAGAATTAAAATAGCTGGTTTAGTGCTGAATCGTGTTGGGAGCGATCGCCATCTCTGTTTACTCAAAAATTCCCTACAAGCTCTACAATTACCCATTCTCGGCGTAATCCGTCGTCAAGATAATATCACAATTCCCGACCGCCATCTCGGTTTAATCCCTACCGCCGAACTCCCCGAACTTGATGCTGTCATTCACCGCCTCGCTGATTTAGGCGATACTTGCTTCGATTGGCAAAGCTTGTTACCACTATTAAGAACTGAGGACAAGGGGACAAGAGGACAAATCAATTCAAAATTCAAAATTCGTCTTGGAAAGTTAGGCGGGACGGAAACCGACACCGCCTACTTTCCGCAAAATTCAAAATGGGACAAGGGGAGCCAGCACCGTGCGGGGGTTTCCCCCGTTGAGGTGACTGGCGTGACAAGGGGACAAGGAGAAAATACTTGTATAGATTCTTTCCCCCCATCTCCTCCTCTCCCCACTCCCCCATCTTTAAAAATTGCCGTTGCGTGCGATCGCGCTTTTAATTTTTACTATCAAGATAATCTCGACTTGTTGCAACATTTAGGTGCAGAGATTGTCTTCTGGAGTCCTTTAACTGATGAAGAATTACCACCAGGTATCCAGGGAATGTATTTTGGTGGCGGGTTTCCCGAAGTTTTTGCCCAAGAGTTAGCCGCAAATATTCATGCCCGTGATGCAGTGAAACAAGCTATTTTAAACGGGATACCCACGATTGCTGAGTGTGGGGGTTTAATGTATTTGTGTGAGCAAATAGTCGATTTTTCAGGGAAATCTTGGCCGATGGTGGGAGTGTTACCCACATCTGCGGCGATGGGTGGAGGCTTAACTTTAGGTTATCGTCGTGCTGTGGCTTTGCAAGATAGTTTACTGGTAAATGCAGGCACAAGCATTTACGGACATGAATTTCATCGTTCCCGCTTAATATCAACTCCAACAGAGCCACTTTTTGAAACCTATCGTTACGATTATCCAGAAAATATGGGTTGTGAAGGATGGGGTTTAGCTAAAAATATTCATGCTTCTTACATTCATTTGCACTGGGGTGAAAGTGTGGAAATTCCCCAGCGTTTTCTAGAGCAATGTAGACACATAAATTATGTAGAGACGTTGCAATGCAACGTCTCTACTGTTCACATTTAA
- a CDS encoding metal ABC transporter substrate-binding protein — translation MKTSALLLAFSLMLTACNGSQNTAVSPSPSENTSTAEPVLNQTKTKSLVVTTVAPLTNIVSNIAGDRLDVKGIIPEGADSHTFEPRPSDADLLSKANLILVNGLYLESPTEKLAKSSKPKETNIYQLGNNTITQSQWIFDFSFPKEKGDPNPHLWVNPKYAEAYAKLAAKQLTQLDPEGKDYYTKNLNNYLQRLDALDQVTREVVASIPPQNRKLLTYHDSWAYWAREYGFQVIGAIQPSDFKEPSAQDVAKLIDQIRKLQVPAIFGSEVYPSKVEEQIAREAKVKTANTADDELPGTGSANALENKNPQHTYIGMMANNLRIIAENLGGNPKLVDKLNTANVVGPTATATNANQ, via the coding sequence ATGAAAACTTCTGCTTTGTTGTTAGCGTTTAGTCTGATGCTAACAGCTTGTAATGGTTCACAAAATACTGCCGTATCTCCCAGTCCTTCAGAAAATACCAGCACAGCAGAACCTGTACTGAATCAAACCAAAACTAAATCATTAGTAGTGACAACAGTAGCTCCACTGACAAATATTGTTAGTAATATTGCAGGCGATCGCCTTGATGTCAAAGGCATTATTCCCGAAGGTGCTGACTCTCACACCTTTGAGCCACGTCCCAGCGATGCCGATTTGTTATCAAAAGCTAACTTAATTCTCGTCAATGGTCTTTATTTGGAAAGCCCAACAGAAAAGCTAGCAAAATCATCAAAACCCAAAGAAACAAATATTTATCAGTTGGGTAATAACACCATCACCCAAAGCCAGTGGATTTTTGACTTTAGCTTTCCCAAAGAAAAAGGCGATCCCAACCCGCATTTGTGGGTAAACCCGAAGTATGCTGAAGCCTACGCTAAACTAGCAGCTAAACAGTTAACGCAGTTAGACCCCGAAGGTAAAGACTACTACACCAAAAACTTAAATAACTACTTGCAACGCCTGGATGCTTTAGATCAAGTGACGCGAGAGGTAGTAGCAAGTATTCCTCCCCAAAACCGCAAACTCTTGACCTATCACGATTCTTGGGCATATTGGGCAAGAGAATACGGTTTTCAAGTCATTGGGGCAATTCAACCCTCTGATTTTAAAGAACCTTCCGCTCAAGATGTTGCCAAGCTGATTGATCAGATTCGGAAACTTCAAGTACCCGCCATATTTGGCTCTGAGGTCTACCCTAGTAAAGTAGAAGAGCAAATTGCCCGCGAAGCTAAGGTCAAGACAGCTAACACAGCTGATGACGAACTACCAGGAACAGGTTCAGCCAACGCCTTAGAAAATAAAAATCCCCAGCACACTTATATTGGCATGATGGCCAATAATCTGCGAATCATTGCAGAAAATCTAGGCGGCAATCCCAAGTTGGTTGACAAACTTAACACCGCTAATGTGGTTGGCCCAACTGCAACGGCTACCAACGCCAATCAATAG
- a CDS encoding metal ABC transporter ATP-binding protein has product MEPILEIKNLTCGFQTQPVFTGIDLTLYPGQLSGLVGPSGSGKTTLIRAILGLVHPWAGEIWFHGRRLQPGIAPPKVGYVPQVETVDWNFPVTALEVVMMGRYRKQHLLPWSSRKDRLAAKALLERVGVDHIAHRPIGELSGGQQQRVFIARALVGEPEIVLLDEPTSSSDLRVQHELLHLLAELNQQGLTILLSTHDLNSVATHLPWVVCFNHGIIAQGQPIDIFTPPILKKTFGSEMVVFHQNGRILIASGDTSLQHQMEDNLPPILRQTTSNNHS; this is encoded by the coding sequence GTGGAACCAATACTAGAAATTAAAAATCTCACCTGTGGGTTTCAAACTCAACCAGTCTTTACAGGCATAGATTTGACTCTTTATCCTGGTCAACTCTCTGGCTTGGTGGGGCCTTCGGGGAGTGGAAAAACCACCCTCATCAGAGCCATTTTAGGGTTAGTTCATCCTTGGGCTGGGGAAATTTGGTTTCATGGTAGGCGTTTACAGCCGGGAATAGCGCCTCCCAAAGTGGGCTACGTACCACAGGTGGAAACAGTAGATTGGAATTTTCCTGTGACTGCATTGGAAGTAGTCATGATGGGGCGTTATCGCAAACAGCATTTATTACCTTGGTCTTCCCGGAAAGACCGCCTTGCTGCTAAAGCACTTTTAGAGCGAGTGGGAGTTGACCACATTGCCCATCGTCCCATCGGTGAACTATCAGGTGGACAACAGCAGAGGGTATTTATTGCTAGGGCGCTGGTAGGAGAGCCGGAAATTGTGCTTTTAGATGAGCCTACTAGTAGTTCAGATTTACGAGTGCAGCACGAATTATTACACCTGTTGGCTGAACTCAATCAGCAGGGGTTGACAATTCTGCTTTCTACTCATGATCTCAACTCTGTAGCGACTCATTTACCTTGGGTGGTGTGTTTTAATCACGGCATTATTGCCCAAGGTCAACCAATTGATATATTTACCCCCCCGATCTTGAAAAAGACTTTTGGCTCAGAAATGGTTGTCTTTCATCAAAATGGCCGGATTCTCATTGCCAGTGGTGATACTTCTTTGCAGCATCAAATGGAAGATAATTTGCCGCCAATTTTGAGACAAACGACCTCAAATAACCACAGCTAG
- a CDS encoding metal ABC transporter permease: MDFLLKPFAYEFFSRAIFVGMMAGLLCGVMGVFIITRRMSYIAHGLSHAILGGAVLSYVLGLNFYLGSGIWGFAAALLIQYLTGRKVYSDAAIGIVTTASFALGVAIISTYRKFSQNFEAALFGNVLGVAPTDLWAVTGVTVIILGLVFLFYRPLLFWCFDREVAQVQGVPVLAMDTLFALMLATMLVVTLNILGVTLIISAVVIPASIARLLSDRFGYVMIISGILGAAIAFVGIYLSYYLDIASGASVVLLSTLIFGGVLLGKNIQSRRKRYIPSLVSPHYQD, encoded by the coding sequence ATGGATTTTCTACTTAAACCCTTTGCCTACGAATTTTTTAGCCGGGCCATTTTTGTCGGCATGATGGCGGGACTTTTATGCGGTGTTATGGGTGTATTTATTATCACTCGCCGGATGAGTTACATTGCTCATGGGCTTTCTCATGCCATCTTAGGGGGAGCAGTTTTAAGCTATGTTTTAGGTCTAAATTTTTATCTTGGTTCAGGGATTTGGGGATTTGCGGCTGCTTTGCTGATTCAATATTTAACTGGACGGAAAGTCTACTCAGATGCAGCAATTGGCATTGTCACAACAGCTAGCTTTGCTTTGGGAGTAGCAATCATCAGCACTTACCGTAAGTTTAGCCAAAACTTTGAAGCGGCTTTGTTTGGTAATGTATTGGGTGTTGCGCCTACGGATTTATGGGCTGTTACGGGAGTCACGGTAATAATTTTAGGTTTGGTATTTTTGTTTTATCGACCATTGCTATTTTGGTGTTTTGACCGAGAAGTAGCACAGGTTCAGGGTGTACCTGTACTGGCGATGGATACACTGTTTGCTTTAATGTTGGCGACAATGTTAGTTGTTACCCTCAATATTTTAGGAGTAACATTGATCATTTCTGCGGTAGTTATTCCTGCTTCGATCGCTCGATTGTTAAGCGATCGCTTTGGTTATGTGATGATTATTTCTGGGATATTAGGGGCAGCGATCGCATTTGTGGGCATCTATCTCAGTTATTATCTAGACATCGCCTCTGGTGCTAGTGTTGTCTTACTTTCAACTTTAATTTTCGGTGGCGTTTTATTGGGAAAAAATATTCAAAGTCGCCGCAAACGCTACATCCCATCCCTGGTTTCACCACATTATCAAGATTAG